From Rhinatrema bivittatum chromosome 5, aRhiBiv1.1, whole genome shotgun sequence, the proteins below share one genomic window:
- the LOC115092608 gene encoding P2Y purinoceptor 8-like: protein MMNSSIFHETLDNETLKMLRNDAISITLPVVYSLVVFINLPGNAFSLWLLFFHTKPKTPSVIFMINLSITDIAVGIFLPFQIAYHINNNHWIFGSYLCNLVTVSFYANMYSSILTMTFISVERYLGVVHPMTSVKWRRSRYAVATCMGMWAILLIVLYPLESTDLTFEVKSLGIITCFDVLKWSMLPTIHAWAAFLITLFVFLFLIPFIVTVACYIGIIRKLIQTSNRYGNGQKRRSIHLAAIVLLVFITCFTPNNCILLLHTVSRLFYHKSYYPAYKLSLTISCLSSCLDPFIYYFASKEFYQKFKQLVVRKSLYSEATEARRDSLFSARSMSARSMTFSSGHGEGLETGKNSLIHRQQSIL from the coding sequence ATGATGAATTCCAGTATATTCCATGAAACACTGGATAATGAAACTCTGAAGATGCTTCGAAACGATGCTATTTCAATCACTTTGCCAGTAGTGTATTCATTGGTGGTTTTTATAAATCTCCCTGGCAATGCATTCTCACTTTGGCTTCTGTTCTTTCATACTAAACCCAAAACACCCTCTGTCATCTTCATGATCAACCTCAGTATCACAGACATCGCAGTTGGTATTTTTCTCCCATTCCAGATTGCCTACCACATCAACAATAATCACTGGATCTTTGGAAGTTACCTTTGCAACCTGGTGACAGTGTCATTCTATGCTAATATGTACTCTTCCATACTCACTATGACTTTTATCAGTGTAGAGCGCTACTTGGGAGTAGTCCACCCCATGACATCAGTCAAGTGGAGGAGAAGCAGATATGCAGTTGCAACCTGTATGGGTATGTGGGCCATCTTACTAATTGTTCTGTACCCATTGGAGAGTACAGATTTGACTTTCGAAGTGAAAAGCCTAGGGATCATAACCTGCTTTGATGTTCTCAAATGGAGCATGCTCCCGACCATTCATGCATGGGCAGCTTTTCTTAtcacattgtttgtttttcttttcctgattCCATTCATTGTCACAGTAGCTTGCTACATTGGCATTATTCGGAAATTGATCCAAACCTCCAACAGGTATGGCAATGGGCAGAAGAGAAGATCAATTCACCTTGCTGCTATAGTTCTCTTGGTGTTCATCACTTGCTTTACTCCCAATAATTGTATTCTTCTTCTGCATACAGTTAGCCGTCTCTTTTACCATAAGAGTTACTACCctgcatacaagctctcactcaccaTCAGTTGTCTAAGCAGTTGCCTGGATCCGTTCATCTACTATTTTGCTTCCAAAGAGTTTTACCAAAAGTTCAAGCAGCTAGTAGTTCGAAAGTCATTATATAGTGAAGCCACAGAAGCAAGAAGAGATAGCTTATTCTCTGCCCGATCAATGTCAGCAAGGTCAATGACATTCTCGAGTGGACATGGGGAAGGATTAGAGACAGGAAAAAACTCTCTCATCCATCGACAACAAAGTATTTTGTAA